A genomic stretch from Pelagicoccus sp. SDUM812003 includes:
- a CDS encoding chemotaxis protein CheB, whose product MNFQDNPNPTRQESGKRGVRKPEYIVGIGASAGGLEALGRFFSQMPSRTGLAYVVVQHLAPDFKSVMDEVLARRTVMPVRMVTGRTEIEADCVYLIPPNKEMFLVDRCLLLKDKDSTRSSSLPIDLLFTSMASDLGDRAIAIVLSGTGSDGTAGISCIHEAGGMVIAQSEESAKFDGMPQSAIATGLVDCVTSPQRMPQVLLRRIGSPLAEEIDAGKDPADSAVREDQRQALFERLRSAFKTDFSHYKLGTVNRRIERRMASHRVETMEQYLRILDNDPEEVRLLYKDLLIGVTTFFRDAEAFALLEQEIIPALLASRDPGEQIRVWVPACASGEEAYSIAILFHEAMQRSGALHDITIFATDLHAESVKHAADGLYEREGLKTISPERLARYFTPHGDRFQVDSELRRLMVFTEQNLLKDAPFTNMDLVSCRNLLIYLTPAAQKKTLSMLHVSLNAGGTLFLGPSEALGELDGAFECLSRTWNLYRKRPENDGSSYLPGSERSSAQYSNDGDETSSELDAFSAFREPRLEAELIQVYDALLSECMPPSLLIGPENELVQVFGDAQRYIRLSRGQASRNILDLLEGSLRLAVGEALKRLGERNAPVTLRDIPVDEQAEETELLTLTAKSLADQPYTVIQFARKQSFEQGTRSDASKSDDFGASGYSERRILALENELKRTKEGLQTTIAELESTGEELQAANEELLASNEELQTTNEELHSVNEELFAVNAEFEKKNLELELLNADVDNLLKSTDIGTVFIDDRFCIRKFTPAIAAVFNLLPVDIGRSFDHITVNLVGGEEMRDLVKEVVSTKRTVVRETRDRAGAWYLTRIGPYMTDKDRSAGVVLTLVDITGIKKTERELRSHAKALENAKQDLEQFAYSVSHDLQTPLRAVSGYLDLLRKRSGAADAELGEYIDCAFDGALRLKNMINGLLTYTRIETRASDFEKFTLDSALEESIEAKQEEIEKADCEITREFTNLVVYGERRFIVYAFTELLENALRYRGSARLRIHIRAEVRDGRTLVSFRDNGLGIEPVNHASVFNIFYQEDPAANSDGIGVGLAICKRIVLKHGGSIELDSAKGMGTTIRFTLPNKEAEIA is encoded by the coding sequence ATGAACTTCCAAGACAACCCCAACCCCACCCGACAGGAATCCGGAAAGCGCGGCGTCAGAAAACCTGAATACATCGTTGGCATCGGAGCCTCCGCGGGCGGATTGGAGGCGCTCGGCCGCTTTTTCTCCCAGATGCCGTCTCGCACCGGTTTGGCCTACGTGGTGGTCCAGCACCTCGCTCCCGATTTCAAGAGCGTGATGGACGAGGTGCTGGCTCGCCGCACGGTCATGCCGGTTCGCATGGTCACAGGTAGGACGGAGATCGAAGCGGATTGCGTCTACCTGATTCCGCCCAACAAGGAAATGTTTCTCGTAGATCGTTGTCTCCTGCTAAAGGACAAGGATTCGACGCGTTCCTCGAGTCTTCCCATCGACCTCCTCTTCACTTCCATGGCCTCGGACCTTGGGGACCGAGCTATCGCCATCGTGCTTTCGGGAACGGGGTCCGATGGAACGGCAGGGATTTCGTGCATCCACGAAGCTGGAGGAATGGTGATCGCCCAAAGCGAGGAGTCGGCGAAGTTCGATGGCATGCCGCAAAGCGCCATCGCGACCGGATTGGTCGATTGCGTGACCTCGCCCCAGCGCATGCCACAGGTCTTGCTTCGGCGCATCGGGAGCCCGCTCGCCGAGGAGATCGATGCAGGGAAGGATCCCGCAGATTCGGCTGTTCGGGAAGATCAGCGCCAGGCGCTCTTCGAGCGGTTGCGCTCCGCCTTCAAGACGGACTTCTCGCACTATAAGCTCGGCACCGTAAACCGTCGAATCGAACGCCGCATGGCCAGCCATCGGGTCGAAACCATGGAGCAATACCTTCGGATTCTGGACAACGACCCGGAGGAAGTCCGCTTGCTCTACAAGGACTTGCTGATCGGGGTGACCACGTTCTTTCGGGACGCGGAAGCTTTCGCGTTGCTGGAGCAGGAGATCATCCCTGCCCTCTTGGCGAGCAGGGACCCGGGCGAGCAAATCCGGGTTTGGGTGCCAGCCTGCGCAAGCGGGGAAGAGGCCTACTCCATCGCGATCCTTTTCCATGAGGCGATGCAGCGGTCGGGCGCTCTCCATGACATCACGATTTTCGCCACGGATTTGCATGCTGAGTCGGTGAAACATGCGGCCGATGGCCTCTACGAGCGGGAAGGTTTGAAAACCATCTCCCCCGAGCGCCTCGCACGCTACTTCACGCCCCACGGCGATCGGTTTCAGGTGGATTCGGAGCTGCGGCGCCTGATGGTTTTTACCGAGCAGAACCTCCTGAAGGACGCGCCGTTCACCAATATGGATCTGGTGAGCTGCCGAAATCTGCTGATCTATCTAACGCCAGCCGCCCAGAAGAAGACGCTTTCCATGCTTCACGTCTCGCTAAACGCTGGCGGGACCCTGTTTTTAGGACCCAGCGAAGCGCTCGGAGAGCTGGATGGGGCGTTCGAGTGCCTGAGTAGAACTTGGAATCTGTACCGGAAACGCCCAGAGAACGATGGTTCGTCGTACCTGCCTGGATCCGAGCGCTCGAGCGCTCAGTATTCAAATGATGGTGACGAAACGTCGTCGGAGTTGGACGCGTTTTCTGCCTTTCGCGAGCCCCGTCTGGAAGCGGAGCTGATCCAAGTCTACGACGCCCTGCTGTCGGAGTGCATGCCGCCGAGCCTCCTGATCGGTCCTGAGAACGAGCTGGTACAGGTCTTTGGGGATGCCCAACGGTACATCCGCCTGTCGCGCGGACAGGCGTCGCGGAACATTCTCGATCTGCTAGAGGGAAGCCTGCGTCTCGCTGTCGGCGAAGCTCTGAAGCGATTGGGCGAGCGAAATGCGCCTGTCACCTTGCGCGACATCCCCGTGGATGAGCAGGCCGAAGAAACGGAGTTGCTCACCCTCACCGCCAAGTCGCTAGCGGACCAACCGTATACCGTGATCCAATTCGCCAGGAAGCAATCCTTCGAGCAAGGGACGCGCAGCGATGCGTCGAAGTCGGACGATTTCGGCGCGAGCGGTTATTCGGAGCGTCGCATCCTCGCATTGGAAAACGAACTGAAACGCACCAAAGAAGGGCTGCAAACGACCATTGCGGAACTCGAATCGACCGGCGAGGAGTTGCAGGCCGCAAACGAGGAGTTGCTGGCATCCAACGAAGAGCTGCAGACGACGAACGAGGAGCTTCATTCGGTGAATGAAGAGCTCTTCGCCGTGAACGCGGAGTTCGAAAAGAAGAACCTCGAACTCGAATTGCTCAATGCGGACGTCGATAACCTCCTGAAGAGCACCGACATCGGCACGGTTTTCATCGACGATAGATTCTGTATCCGGAAATTCACTCCAGCGATTGCGGCGGTTTTCAATCTGCTGCCAGTGGATATTGGAAGGTCTTTCGATCACATCACGGTCAATCTCGTTGGCGGTGAAGAGATGCGCGACTTGGTGAAGGAAGTCGTATCCACGAAGCGGACGGTTGTCCGGGAGACCAGGGATCGCGCGGGCGCTTGGTACCTGACGCGTATCGGTCCATACATGACAGATAAGGACAGGTCGGCCGGGGTAGTGCTGACGTTGGTGGACATAACCGGGATCAAGAAGACCGAACGCGAATTGAGGTCTCATGCTAAGGCCCTTGAGAACGCCAAGCAGGACTTAGAACAGTTTGCGTATTCGGTTTCCCATGACTTGCAGACCCCGCTTCGAGCGGTCAGCGGATATCTGGACTTGCTCAGAAAACGAAGCGGCGCTGCGGATGCGGAATTGGGCGAGTACATCGATTGCGCCTTCGATGGCGCGCTGCGCCTGAAGAACATGATCAACGGATTGCTGACTTACACGCGGATCGAGACCCGGGCCTCCGATTTCGAGAAGTTCACATTGGATTCGGCGCTGGAGGAATCGATCGAAGCCAAGCAAGAGGAAATCGAGAAGGCTGACTGCGAAATCACTCGGGAGTTTACCAATTTGGTGGTGTACGGCGAGCGCCGCTTTATCGTGTACGCATTCACGGAACTGCTGGAAAACGCTCTGCGATACCGGGGCTCGGCTCGTCTGAGAATCCATATCCGAGCTGAGGTGCGGGATGGGCGCACGCTCGTCTCCTTTCGAGATAACGGCTTGGGCATCGAACCGGTCAATCATGCCTCCGTTTTCAACATTTTCTATCAGGAGGATCCTGCCGCGAATTCGGATGGAATCGGGGTGGGCTTGGCCATCTGCAAGCGCATTGTCCTCAAACATGGCGGCTCCATCGAATTGGATTCCGCGAAAGGAATGGGGACTACGATTCGCTTCACTCTGCCAAACAAGGAAGCTGAGATTGCCTGA
- a CDS encoding sensor histidine kinase, whose translation MRIASKIRLLTLALLLSSTGLVTWMVFWGYLRLIDNLEALAMERQVAAEVAHLEAIFDELRHDIHLLEGLHEVERLVVDPDNEEALRGAELFFRQLLRAKPYYDQVRLIGEAMGGRELVRADRRGGALSIRQEEELQDKAHRDYYQAARALERGQIYFSPINLNREFGEIELPHRPTLRVAMPLYSMQGAFGGIVIINVDFGRFMAEFIEELGGSFEHFLGNQDGDYLVHPDASKTYGFDLGQRHTLQADYPELAGFVEAPADDLSFRMEGADGQEDLFYFRKVRPFDTSRFLIFGLSGRFEGVIESSQSILFQALTVIVGFSLIALVGTLWVASKLTRPIAAIAHAARRFSQGDSDAELPTGRDDEIGTLASTFESMRRSLREQETRILAANSRLLRTNRDLEHFTHISSHGLREPLTRIGGLASLLERQVETADAASAKELAQRIVKEVGAALRQVSDFRVFSKLGKGRSIREEVSMDELVRSVVEEFEAPLRQRGVVLRYASLPRMEVYSNLVAALYRNLLENALKFSEGPDLEIAFTCEEGEKAMVFGVRNTGSTIAEEHRNRVFGIFNQIDPSMEGSGVGLAVCRRVVERHRGKIWIESGESFTHVKFTFGEEEDATSEL comes from the coding sequence ATGAGAATCGCGTCAAAGATCAGACTCCTCACCCTAGCCCTATTGCTGTCCTCGACCGGTTTGGTGACTTGGATGGTCTTCTGGGGCTACCTGCGTTTGATCGACAATTTGGAGGCCTTGGCCATGGAGCGCCAAGTCGCCGCAGAGGTGGCTCATCTGGAAGCGATCTTCGACGAGCTCAGGCATGACATTCACCTGCTCGAAGGGCTGCACGAGGTGGAGCGGCTGGTGGTCGATCCCGACAACGAGGAGGCGTTGCGGGGCGCGGAGCTTTTTTTCCGTCAGTTGCTCAGAGCCAAGCCGTACTACGATCAGGTCAGGCTGATCGGAGAGGCTATGGGTGGACGTGAGCTGGTCAGGGCGGACCGCAGGGGCGGGGCGCTCAGCATCCGGCAGGAGGAGGAACTGCAGGACAAGGCGCACCGAGACTACTATCAGGCCGCTCGCGCCTTGGAGAGGGGGCAGATCTATTTCTCTCCCATCAATCTGAATCGAGAGTTTGGGGAAATCGAGCTGCCGCATCGGCCCACGTTGCGGGTCGCCATGCCGCTGTACTCCATGCAAGGAGCGTTTGGCGGCATCGTGATCATAAACGTGGATTTCGGCCGTTTCATGGCCGAGTTCATCGAGGAGCTGGGCGGGTCCTTCGAGCACTTTCTCGGCAATCAGGACGGCGACTATCTGGTCCATCCCGACGCCTCGAAAACTTACGGATTCGATCTCGGTCAACGCCATACCCTGCAAGCGGACTACCCCGAGCTCGCGGGCTTCGTGGAGGCGCCCGCGGACGATCTTTCGTTTCGCATGGAGGGAGCGGATGGGCAGGAGGACTTGTTCTATTTCCGCAAGGTGCGTCCGTTCGACACCTCGCGCTTTCTGATCTTCGGCCTGAGCGGTCGCTTCGAGGGAGTGATCGAGAGTTCGCAGAGCATTCTGTTCCAAGCCCTGACCGTCATCGTCGGCTTTTCGCTGATCGCCTTGGTGGGAACCTTGTGGGTAGCGTCGAAGCTAACGCGTCCCATCGCGGCCATCGCTCACGCCGCTCGACGTTTCAGTCAGGGAGACAGCGACGCGGAGCTGCCCACGGGGCGGGACGACGAGATCGGCACCTTGGCCTCCACTTTCGAATCGATGCGACGGTCCTTGCGGGAGCAGGAAACCCGCATCCTGGCAGCGAATTCCCGCCTGCTGCGCACCAATCGGGATCTGGAGCATTTCACCCACATCTCCTCGCACGGGCTGCGGGAGCCGCTGACGCGCATCGGCGGTTTGGCCAGCTTGCTCGAACGCCAGGTGGAGACGGCTGACGCCGCCTCGGCCAAGGAGCTGGCTCAGCGGATCGTCAAGGAAGTGGGGGCCGCTCTCAGGCAGGTGTCGGACTTTCGGGTCTTTTCCAAGCTGGGCAAGGGACGCAGCATTCGGGAGGAGGTTTCCATGGATGAGCTGGTTCGGTCCGTGGTCGAGGAATTCGAAGCTCCGCTCCGTCAGCGAGGGGTCGTCCTGCGATACGCTTCGCTGCCGCGCATGGAGGTTTATTCCAATCTAGTGGCAGCCCTCTATCGCAATCTGTTGGAAAACGCCTTGAAATTCTCCGAAGGGCCGGATCTGGAGATCGCCTTCACTTGCGAAGAGGGGGAGAAGGCAATGGTTTTCGGGGTGCGCAACACCGGCTCCACGATCGCGGAGGAGCACCGAAATCGAGTCTTCGGCATCTTCAACCAGATCGATCCCTCCATGGAGGGCAGCGGAGTGGGGCTTGCCGTCTGCCGTCGGGTAGTCGAGCGACATCGCGGAAAGATCTGGATCGAGTCAGGAGAGTCGTTTACGCATGTGAAGTTTACATTTGGAGAGGAGGAAGATGCAACGAGCGAACTTTGA
- a CDS encoding response regulator: MQRANFEVANRAGPIVMVDDSETDLDIARRFYEFCDLENDFVTLSSGDDLLDHLGAVERGDAPFPMLVLLDVNMPGMDGFETLSRIRKAEAFREAPTILMLTNSDNPRDIERAGELGANGYQPKHFELKKYVDFFNSLAPEN, from the coding sequence ATGCAACGAGCGAACTTTGAAGTGGCCAATCGGGCCGGACCGATCGTGATGGTCGACGATAGCGAAACGGATTTGGACATCGCTCGCCGGTTCTACGAGTTCTGCGATCTGGAGAACGACTTCGTGACGCTGAGCTCCGGAGACGATCTGCTGGATCATCTCGGGGCGGTGGAACGGGGCGACGCTCCCTTTCCCATGCTGGTTTTGCTTGATGTGAACATGCCCGGCATGGACGGATTCGAAACCCTGTCTCGGATCCGCAAAGCTGAAGCCTTTCGCGAGGCGCCGACCATCCTGATGCTGACCAATTCCGACAACCCGCGCGACATCGAGCGGGCCGGAGAGCTCGGGGCGAACGGCTATCAGCCCAAGCATTTCGAGCTGAAGAAGTACGTGGATTTCTTCAACTCCTTGGCGCCGGAAAACTGA
- a CDS encoding response regulator produces the protein MTRSNQRSPEETSALETLLVDDSESDAALVQTLLLESPLRQTYRCRHESTLEGAIQALEAGSFDVILLDLGLPDSHGSDTVNSILERTEVPVVVLSGTSDEYLAIESVQKGAQDYLLKDELNHRGLERSILYAIERQALKRNLQLAKREAEAANLAKSEFLAVMSHEFRTPMNGIMGTINLVRSMNPPPHIDEHLETMQLCADAQNALINDVLDISSIEAGKLELIYSPFSLPDLVDSVMRIMSFKAKSKGLRLLTSLDPSLPKEVVSDERRLRQILVNLVGNAIKFTESGEIRVTLTRSASREIQVTVQDTGIGIEPDKLDAIFDAFTQVDSSYERRFQGTGLGLAICKRLVHMLGGSIQVESQPGAGTTFVFTFHTQEKKPPSEDLWSHASGAGSSQTDSPLDILLIDDDKMSRSVLTSTLDQWGYQVDCAESGERGIEMTQSRSYDLILMDLQMPVIDGINATKRILFNHRSSPRSPMIAAVTACATEEDRNRCFLAGMDGFIAKPFDHRALRSVLEKALNRKLAERNTLS, from the coding sequence ATGACACGCTCTAACCAACGATCTCCGGAAGAGACTTCAGCCCTCGAGACGCTCTTGGTCGACGACAGCGAATCGGACGCGGCCCTGGTGCAGACCCTGCTGCTGGAGTCTCCGCTTCGCCAGACCTACCGATGCCGCCACGAATCGACTCTAGAAGGCGCCATCCAAGCCCTCGAAGCAGGCAGCTTCGATGTCATCCTGCTCGATCTCGGGCTGCCGGACTCCCACGGCTCGGACACTGTGAACTCCATCCTCGAGCGCACGGAGGTGCCGGTGGTCGTGCTCAGCGGCACCAGCGATGAGTACCTCGCCATCGAATCGGTGCAAAAGGGCGCCCAGGACTATCTGCTGAAGGACGAGCTCAACCATCGCGGCCTCGAACGCTCCATCCTCTACGCCATCGAGCGACAAGCCCTCAAACGAAACCTGCAACTGGCCAAGCGCGAGGCGGAAGCGGCGAACCTCGCCAAGAGCGAATTCCTTGCGGTGATGAGCCACGAATTTCGCACTCCCATGAACGGCATCATGGGCACCATCAACCTGGTCAGGTCCATGAACCCGCCACCCCATATCGACGAGCATCTGGAGACCATGCAGCTTTGCGCCGACGCCCAAAACGCTCTCATCAACGACGTGCTCGACATCTCCAGCATCGAAGCGGGCAAGCTGGAGCTCATCTACTCCCCCTTCTCCCTGCCCGACTTGGTGGATTCCGTGATGCGGATCATGAGCTTCAAGGCCAAATCGAAAGGGCTGCGGCTGCTGACCTCGCTCGACCCGTCGCTGCCCAAGGAGGTGGTGAGCGACGAGCGGCGACTGCGGCAGATCCTGGTCAACCTGGTGGGAAACGCCATCAAGTTCACCGAAAGCGGGGAAATCAGAGTCACCCTCACCCGCAGCGCATCTAGAGAGATCCAGGTCACGGTGCAGGACACCGGCATCGGTATCGAACCAGACAAGCTCGACGCGATCTTCGACGCCTTCACTCAGGTCGATTCCTCCTACGAGCGCCGTTTCCAAGGCACCGGACTTGGCCTGGCCATCTGCAAACGGCTGGTCCACATGCTAGGAGGGAGCATTCAGGTCGAAAGCCAGCCCGGCGCCGGCACCACATTCGTGTTCACCTTCCACACCCAGGAGAAGAAGCCCCCGTCAGAAGACCTCTGGAGCCACGCCTCCGGGGCCGGCAGCTCCCAAACAGACTCCCCTCTCGACATCCTGCTCATCGACGACGACAAGATGAGCCGCAGCGTGCTCACCTCCACCTTGGACCAGTGGGGCTATCAGGTGGATTGCGCCGAAAGCGGCGAGCGGGGTATCGAGATGACGCAAAGCAGGTCCTACGACCTCATCCTGATGGACCTGCAAATGCCGGTTATCGATGGCATCAACGCCACCAAACGAATCCTTTTCAACCACCGTTCCAGCCCACGCTCTCCCATGATCGCCGCGGTGACCGCCTGCGCCACCGAAGAAGACAGAAACCGCTGCTTCCTCGCCGGCATGGATGGCTTCATCGCCAAGCCGTTCGATCACCGGGCCTTGCGCTCAGTCCTGGAAAAGGCCCTCAACCGCAAGCTGGCAGAGCGAAACACCCTTAGCTGA
- a CDS encoding type II secretion system F family protein — translation MPLLATQSSGSKHKLVHKEKDKAVSFWESQRLAKEKAYEKKAKRYKLKLENLAVFTQQLSSMLEAGLPLVSALDALQDQTDDPVFRIIIREVKADVSQGSNFSAACAKFPKSFNNLFISMVEAGEASGGLAEILGKVAGYFEASTKLTKKVKSAMTYPVAVIALAIILVNVLLIFVVPTFAEMFQDFGAQLPKPTQFLIDLSDFLKGNILYIIGAGFVFYQAWSRFTKTPKGRRVNDQLLTRLPVFGNLIVKITLSRFCRTYATLLRSGVPILRSLEIVAASSGKTQVEDACRKISKDISEGGQVSTTIEQISFFPPMMKHMARAGEQTGNVDGMMNKIADFYDTETDAIISSLTSLIEPMLIVFLGVVVGGIVMAMFMPIFQLSSIVSA, via the coding sequence ATGCCGCTACTCGCCACTCAGTCATCAGGATCTAAACACAAGCTCGTTCACAAGGAAAAGGACAAGGCGGTCAGCTTTTGGGAATCTCAACGCCTCGCCAAGGAGAAAGCCTACGAAAAGAAGGCCAAGCGCTATAAGCTGAAACTCGAGAATCTCGCCGTCTTCACCCAGCAGCTCAGCTCCATGCTCGAGGCCGGACTCCCGCTGGTTTCCGCTCTGGACGCCCTGCAGGACCAGACCGACGACCCCGTCTTCCGCATCATCATCCGCGAAGTGAAAGCGGACGTCTCCCAAGGCAGCAACTTCTCCGCCGCCTGCGCGAAGTTTCCCAAATCCTTCAACAACCTGTTCATCTCCATGGTGGAAGCCGGTGAAGCCAGCGGCGGGCTCGCCGAGATCCTCGGCAAGGTAGCCGGCTACTTCGAAGCCTCCACCAAGCTGACCAAAAAGGTGAAATCCGCCATGACCTACCCGGTCGCGGTCATCGCCCTCGCCATCATCCTGGTGAACGTGCTGCTGATCTTCGTGGTGCCGACCTTCGCTGAAATGTTCCAGGACTTCGGAGCCCAGCTGCCCAAGCCGACCCAGTTCCTCATCGACCTGTCGGACTTCCTGAAAGGGAACATCCTCTATATAATCGGGGCCGGATTCGTCTTCTACCAGGCGTGGAGCCGCTTCACCAAGACCCCCAAAGGCCGACGGGTGAACGACCAGCTGCTCACTCGACTGCCGGTCTTCGGCAACCTCATCGTGAAGATCACCCTCTCACGCTTCTGCCGCACCTACGCCACTCTGCTGCGAAGCGGCGTGCCGATCCTCAGAAGCCTCGAGATCGTGGCCGCCAGTTCCGGCAAGACCCAGGTCGAGGACGCCTGCCGCAAGATCTCCAAAGACATTTCGGAAGGCGGACAGGTCTCCACCACCATCGAGCAGATCAGCTTCTTCCCGCCCATGATGAAGCACATGGCCCGCGCCGGCGAGCAAACCGGAAACGTGGACGGCATGATGAACAAGATCGCCGACTTCTACGACACCGAGACCGACGCCATCATCTCCTCGCTCACCTCGCTCATCGAGCCGATGCTGATCGTCTTCCTCGGCGTAGTGGTAGGCGGCATCGTGATGGCCATGTTCATGCCGATCTTCCAGCTTTCCTCCATCGTTTCCGCATAG
- a CDS encoding response regulator — MQSILIVDDLESIHEMLDAVIQPIGYNTAFATDGEIALQKLREERYDIVLTDINMKPMDGLQLLASIKEIDPKAIVIMMSGYANIDNATQALKLGAFDYLTKPFKVDQLMSAINRASQERKKRLEAGSPDSSVAANALAGDSETVKSLSESIARNAKLGTPLLITGEPGTQKDSIASMIHAQSDRSGNPLITIDAKNLDEAALYEAFFNADGAPSETIESAKGSTLYIEHVERVPLAMQSKLSNLVRDIKGDVRIICSSSKDLEQVIDAGEFEDALFFRIATNTLSIPPLRDRSEDVPAMALAFFNNNGYSHLSLGERASALLQAYRWPGNYTEFEEILAAAASTAEDPIIHEKDLPDKLQDISSWPTLESFLNDQAVRYRRQVLNACQGDTAKAAEVLGCDPSEV; from the coding sequence ATGCAATCCATTCTCATAGTCGACGACCTCGAATCCATTCACGAGATGCTCGACGCGGTCATCCAACCAATCGGATACAACACCGCGTTCGCAACCGACGGCGAGATCGCCCTGCAGAAGCTGCGCGAAGAACGGTACGACATCGTGCTGACCGACATAAACATGAAGCCGATGGACGGTCTGCAGCTGCTCGCCTCCATCAAAGAGATCGATCCGAAGGCCATCGTGATCATGATGTCGGGCTACGCCAATATCGACAACGCCACGCAGGCTCTCAAGCTGGGGGCCTTCGACTACCTCACCAAGCCTTTCAAGGTCGACCAGCTGATGTCGGCCATCAATCGAGCCAGCCAGGAGCGAAAGAAACGGCTGGAAGCGGGCAGCCCCGATTCGTCAGTGGCCGCCAACGCCCTCGCGGGAGATTCCGAAACCGTGAAATCGCTCAGCGAAAGCATCGCTCGCAACGCCAAGCTCGGCACGCCCCTGCTCATCACCGGCGAACCCGGCACCCAGAAGGACTCCATCGCCTCCATGATCCACGCCCAGAGCGACCGCTCCGGCAACCCGCTGATCACCATCGACGCCAAAAACCTCGACGAGGCCGCCCTCTACGAGGCGTTCTTCAACGCGGACGGGGCGCCCAGCGAAACCATCGAGTCCGCCAAGGGCAGCACCTTGTACATCGAGCATGTCGAGCGGGTGCCGCTCGCCATGCAAAGCAAACTGAGCAACCTGGTGCGCGACATCAAAGGCGACGTGCGCATCATCTGCTCCAGCAGCAAGGATCTGGAACAGGTCATCGACGCGGGCGAATTCGAGGACGCCCTATTCTTCCGCATCGCCACCAACACCCTTTCGATCCCGCCCCTGCGCGATCGCTCGGAAGACGTGCCCGCCATGGCGTTGGCCTTTTTCAACAACAACGGCTATTCCCACCTCAGCCTCGGTGAACGGGCCAGCGCCCTGCTGCAAGCCTACCGCTGGCCGGGCAACTACACGGAGTTTGAAGAAATCCTGGCCGCCGCAGCCTCCACCGCGGAGGACCCGATCATCCACGAAAAGGACCTTCCCGACAAGCTGCAGGACATCTCCAGCTGGCCAACGCTCGAATCATTCCTAAACGATCAGGCAGTCCGCTACCGACGCCAGGTGCTCAACGCCTGCCAAGGCGACACCGCCAAAGCCGCCGAAGTGCTCGGTTGCGATCCGAGCGAAGTGTAA
- a CDS encoding alkaline phosphatase D family protein yields MALLFPEGGALWADDGAASVERFAFGSCLHQDRPAPIWEAVNGADPDVWIWLGDNIYGDTDDAAILAAAYAKVKAQPGYGALREGARVLGIWDDHDFGKNNGGKEWRGKVVAQKALLDFLDEPADSDRRAREGIYESYDFGSGDRRVKVMLLDTRYHRDDPNDPGGDIFGAAQRRWIEAELAGNEAAVTLIASGIQVIAEQHPYEKWAQFPQARQWFFDQLARHQTRNVIFLSGDRHVGEISRLEWEGVERPLIDVTSSSLTHASRTLREEPNRHRVGEMQRVNNFGLIEIDWQSGVIAASLRAEDGSSLQELSWEL; encoded by the coding sequence TTGGCTTTGCTTTTCCCAGAGGGCGGCGCCCTCTGGGCGGATGATGGGGCGGCTTCCGTCGAGCGTTTCGCCTTCGGATCCTGCCTGCATCAGGACCGACCCGCTCCCATTTGGGAGGCTGTCAATGGAGCGGATCCGGATGTCTGGATCTGGCTTGGCGACAACATCTACGGGGATACGGACGACGCGGCGATTCTGGCGGCCGCTTATGCGAAGGTGAAAGCTCAGCCGGGCTACGGCGCTCTCAGAGAGGGCGCTCGGGTGTTGGGCATTTGGGACGATCACGACTTCGGCAAGAACAATGGCGGCAAGGAATGGCGCGGCAAGGTCGTGGCTCAGAAGGCGCTGCTGGACTTTCTCGACGAGCCGGCGGACAGCGACCGGCGGGCCCGGGAGGGAATCTATGAGAGCTACGATTTCGGATCGGGTGACCGGCGGGTGAAGGTGATGCTGCTGGATACGCGCTATCATCGAGACGATCCCAATGATCCGGGGGGAGACATCTTCGGGGCGGCCCAACGACGCTGGATCGAGGCGGAGCTCGCAGGCAACGAAGCGGCGGTGACCCTGATCGCCTCTGGAATCCAGGTGATCGCCGAACAGCATCCCTACGAAAAATGGGCTCAGTTTCCTCAGGCCAGACAGTGGTTTTTCGATCAGCTCGCCCGTCACCAAACGCGAAACGTGATCTTCCTCTCCGGCGACCGGCATGTGGGGGAGATCTCCCGTCTCGAGTGGGAGGGCGTGGAACGGCCCTTGATCGATGTCACCAGCAGCAGTTTGACCCATGCTTCCCGAACGCTGCGGGAGGAGCCCAACCGCCATCGCGTGGGCGAGATGCAGCGGGTCAACAACTTCGGTCTGATCGAAATCGACTGGCAGAGCGGCGTGATCGCGGCCAGTTTGCGGGCCGAGGATGGATCGTCGCTGCAGGAGCTCTCCTGGGAGCTATGA